Below is a genomic region from Mesorhizobium sp. NZP2298.
TCCAGGAAAAGTGTGAGCGGTTTTCCGTCCGGAATTGCCTCAAAAACAAAGAGATAGAGCGTTTCGCCGTTTCCGTGAAACGGCGAAACGCTCTAGCCCGCCAGTGTGATCGACTTGTTTCCGGCGCGGCCCGTTCGATCGTCGACGGGCTGTTGCGACATGTCGTCGGAGTAGAGTGAAGTTGTTTCGACGGCTCGATGATCGCGGTGTCGCTGGCTTCCGATCAGAAATAGGTCTTGAGCGCGCCGACGATCTCATAGGCATCATCGACCAGCAAAAGAATCTGCCATTTGTCGAAGGTTGTGCAGGGATGCGACACGCCCAGTCCGATGCGATCGCCGACTTTTACCGAAACCGTCGCCGGAACGCGCATATAGGCGTGCTGGTCGTTGCTTGCGAAGATCTCGCAGCCCGCCAGTATTTCGGGCGAACCACCCTCGCGCGAAATGAGCAGAGGCACCGGCAGTCCGGCGTCGGTTCCGAAATCCCGCTTGCCGGCGGTCAGGATGGCCAGCCCCGGTTCAGGGCAGGACTGGACATGGGTCCACACTTCCAGCGCGTTGACCAGGCCTTCGTTCTCGCCGGTCGCGGCGAGGATGCGCTTCTGCTCGGCCTGGTAGATGCCGCTGTCATGGCTGACATAGCAGCCGCTGCGCGTCATCACCTGCGCGCCGCTGCCGGAGAGGCGATCGAGCACGATGTCGTAGAACGACGAACCGCCGGCCGTCACGATCGGTGGCGCGCGCTCAAACAGGTTTTCGCCGGCACATGCTTCGTAGAGTGCGCCGATCTCGTCGACGAAATCCGCGACTGCCTGTGCCGGGCCACCGTCCTTCGGCTTGATCAGTCCCTCGAAAGCCTCGACGCCGCAGAGCCGCAGTTGCGGCGCCGCATGCGCGGCGCGCGCGACCTCGAGCGCCGTGTCGTTGTTGCGGCAACCGGTGCGGCCGCCCGGATAGCCGCGCTCGACCAGCACCTGGATCGGCCGAGAGGCCGGTCCGGCGCGTCCAACCGCCTCGCTCGCCAGGCGCACGGCATCGAGGCTGTCGATCAGCATGTAGAAGTCGAGGGCGGGCGAAGCGTTCAGCTCGGCGACCAGAGCGTCCAGTTCCAGCCGTCCGACAAGCTGGTTGGCGAGCACGATGCGATCGATGCCGAACCGACGGCAAACCTTCATCTGGTGCAGCGTGGCGACGGTCACGCCCCAGGCGCCGTCGCGCAATTGCCTCTGCATGATCTGAGGGCACATCGTCGTCTTGACATGCGGCGCGATGACCGCGTTGCGCTTCGCGAGAAAACGCTGCATCCAACGCGAATTGTGGTCGAGCGCGGCTTCCCTGATGACCGCTGCCGGCAGTGGAACATCACCGCGCAGGAGGTTCCAGCCCATCGAACCGACATCATGAAGACGGACCGCGGCGCCAGGCGGAATGGCCTTGGTGGTTTCGTCCAGCACCAGATCGTCGAGCGGGTGAAGATGCATGTGAATTTCCGATTCTGTGCCACCCGCCGGAGACCGCGTGAATGCGGCTTGGCGCAGCTCTTACATGGTCCAGGTGCTTGCGGAAATTATATAATAGTTTGATGATGAGAAAAGATTTTTCTTAAACGAAAGACGAGTTGAGGGCGAAAGAATGCGCATTTTCATAGCGGGCATGGACACCGAGACCAACACCTTCGCGCCCATCCCGACCGGCTACCACAGTTTCGAGGAAATGGGCATCGCGCGGGGCGACGCCACCTCGAAGGCATTGAACGAGCCGTCCTGCCAGCTGTTCGTGTGGCGTCAGCGCGGCGAAGCCGACGGCCACGAGATCGTGGAAAGCCTGTGCGTTTGCGCCGAGCCCGGAGGTATAACCATCCGCAATGTCTACGAGCAGTTCCGCGACGAGATCCTCGACGAGCTCAAGGCGGCCATGCCGGTGGACTGCGTGCTTCTGGCGCTGCATGGCGCTTTCGTCGCGGAAGGCTATGACGATACCGAGGGTGACCTTCTCGCGCATGTCAGAGCTATCGTCGGCCCCGACATCCCGATCGGGGCAGAGCTCGATCTGCACTGCCACACAACCCAGAAGATGGTCGATAGCGCCACCGCTATCGTCGCCTACAAGGAATATCCGCACACCGACATCATGGACCGTGCCGGCGAGCTCTACCGCATTATCGTCGACACGGTGGAGGGCAAGGTCAGGCCGGTGATGGCGCTTTACGACTGCCGCATGATCAGCACCTTCCGGGTGCAGGAGCAGCCGATGCGCGGCTTCGTTGACGGCATGACTGCCGCCGAAGCCGAGCCAGGCATATTGTCAGTGTCGCTTGGACATGGCTTTCCGC
It encodes:
- a CDS encoding amino acid deaminase, whose protein sequence is MHLHPLDDLVLDETTKAIPPGAAVRLHDVGSMGWNLLRGDVPLPAAVIREAALDHNSRWMQRFLAKRNAVIAPHVKTTMCPQIMQRQLRDGAWGVTVATLHQMKVCRRFGIDRIVLANQLVGRLELDALVAELNASPALDFYMLIDSLDAVRLASEAVGRAGPASRPIQVLVERGYPGGRTGCRNNDTALEVARAAHAAPQLRLCGVEAFEGLIKPKDGGPAQAVADFVDEIGALYEACAGENLFERAPPIVTAGGSSFYDIVLDRLSGSGAQVMTRSGCYVSHDSGIYQAEQKRILAATGENEGLVNALEVWTHVQSCPEPGLAILTAGKRDFGTDAGLPVPLLISREGGSPEILAGCEIFASNDQHAYMRVPATVSVKVGDRIGLGVSHPCTTFDKWQILLLVDDAYEIVGALKTYF